In Vitis riparia cultivar Riparia Gloire de Montpellier isolate 1030 chromosome 19, EGFV_Vit.rip_1.0, whole genome shotgun sequence, the following proteins share a genomic window:
- the LOC117908994 gene encoding protein transport protein Sec61 subunit alpha-like, giving the protein MGGGFRVLHLVRPFLSFLPEVQSADRKVPFREKVIYTVISLFIFLVCSQLPLYGIHSTTGADPFYWMRVILASNRGTVMELGITPIVTSGLVMQLLAGSKIIEVDNNVREDRALLNGAQKLLGILIAVGEAVAYVLSGMYGSVSQLGVGNAILIIVQLCFAGIIVICLDELLQKGYGLGSGISLFIATNICENIIWKAFSPTTINSGRGAEFEGAVIALFHLLITRTDKVRALREAFYRQNLPNVTNLLATVLIFLIVIYFQGFRVVLPVRSKNARGQQGSYPIKLFYTSNMPIILQSALVSNLYFISQLLYRRYSGNFLVNLLGKWKESEYSGGQYIPVGGLAYYITAPSSLADMAANPFHALFYLIFMLAACALFSKTWIEVSGSSARDVAKQLKEQQMVMPGHREANLQKELNRYIPTAAAFGGMCIGALTVLADFMGAIGSGTGILLAVTIIYQYFETFEKERASELGFFGF; this is encoded by the exons ATGGGAGGAGGATTTAGGGTGCTTCATCTTGTCAGGCCATTTCTTTCGTTCCTGCCAGAAGTTCAGAGTGCTGACCGGAAAGTCCCATTTAGAGAGAAGGTTATATACACTGTGATCTCTCTCTTCATCTTTTTGGTATGCAGTCAGCTACCACTGTATGGAATACACTCCACGACAGGGGCTGATCCATTCTATTGGATGCGTGTTATTCTTGCCTCAAACCGTGGAACTGTTATGGAGTTGGGGATCACCCCAATTGTGACTTCTGGACTGGTGATGCAACTCTTGGCCGGGTCAAAGATTATTGAAGTGGACAACAATGTGCGTGAGGATCGTGCTCTCTT GAATGGTGCACAAAAGCTACTGGGCATCCTGATAGCTGTTGGTGAAGCTGTTGCATATGTTCTCTCAGGAATGTATGGCAGCGTTAGCCAACTTGGAGTTGGAAATGCCATCCTTATTATCGTTCAACTCTGTTTTGCTGGTATCATTGTGATATGTTTAGATGAACTTCTGCAGAAAGGATATGGCCTTGGCTCTGGAATTTCTCTTTTCATAGCAACTAATATCTG TGAAAACATCATCTGGAAGGCTTTTAGCCCCACCACTATTAATAGCGGTCGTGGAGCTGAATTTGAAGGTGCTGTTATTGCTCTCTTCCATCTGCTAATAACTCGGACAGATAAGGTTCGAGCTCTACGGGAGGCTTTCTATCGACAGAACCTTCCAAATGTGACGAATTTGCTTGCAACAGTCTTGATCTTCCTTATTGTTATCTACTTCCAAGGGTTCCGGGTGGTTTTGCCTGTGAGGTCAAAGAATGCTCGTGGACAGCAGGGTTCATATCCTATTAAGCTGTTCTACACCTCCAACATGCCCATCATTCTACAGTCTGCTCTTGTTTCCAACCTTTACTTTATATCCCAG TTGCTGTACAGGAGGTACAGTGGAAATTTCCTTGTAAATCTCTTGGGCAAGTGGAAGGAATCTGAATATTCGGGTGGTCAATACATCCCTGTTGGTGGTCTTGCTTATTATATAACTGCACCATCAAG CTTGGCTGATATGGCAGCCAATCCTTTCCATGCTCTCTTCTATCTAATCTTTATGTTGGCTGCCTGTGCACTTTTCTCAAAAACTTGGATCGAAGTATCTGGATCCTCTGCCAGAGATGTGGCTAAGCAGCTCAAG GAACAACAAATGGTGATGCCTGGGCATCGGGAGGCCAACTTGCAGAAAGAGCTAAATCGCTACATACCCACTGCTGCAGCCTTCGGGGGTATGTGTATCGGTGCATTGACTGTGCTGGCCGATTTCATGGGTGCAATTGGCTCGGGCACAGGAATTTTACTTGCAGTGACCATTATTTATCAATACTTTGAAACATTTGAGAAGGAGAGAGCCAGCGAGCTTGGCTTCTTTGGGTTCTAA
- the LOC117909396 gene encoding protein GRAVITROPIC IN THE LIGHT 1, with translation MDSVKRSAVTPSKSRLARTFAKVLHIRMVTGVAPVDGIQKIKAPESSKDDQDTGSWSRSQSYDDNDEKLRNTAELEAHLAQLFASISSVKSAYAQLQYAQSPYDSNGIQSADQIVVSELKNLSELKRCYLKKQFDPSPERTLCLAEIQEQKSLLKTYEIMRKKLECQMKLKDSEITFLREKLEDCHKQNKSLEKRLNPSAHLSVLDNLHLSGISPSHFITVLQHTVKSIRSFVRLMINEMESSGWDINAAAAAIQPSVVFLKATHRCLAFESFVCREMFDSFHFPNFSLPNESLPEQNQWQRFFFERFIKLKSTRVKEYLARKPKSTFGKFCRAKYLKLVHPKMESSFFGNLSQRNIVNSGNFPDTPFFTSFSEMAKRVWLLHCLAFSFNPEAKIFQVNKGCPFSEVYMESIIDEPSPPPGCPPDTHSRVAFTVVPGFRIGKTVIQCQVYLSQC, from the coding sequence ATGGATTCAGTTAAGCGATCAGCAGTGACCCCAAGTAAGAGTAGATTGGCCCGCACTTTTGCTAAGGTCCTTCACATTCGCATGGTCACTGGCGTTGCCCCAGTAGATGGAATTCAGAAAATCAAGGCCCCGGAAAGCAGCAAGGATGATCAGGATACCGGTAGTTGGTCTCGGTCTCAGTCTTATGATGACAACGATGAAAAACTCAGGAACACAGCTGAGCTGGAAGCCCATCTTGCACAACTATTTGCTAGCATATCATCTGTTAAATCAGCATATGCCCAGCTACAGTATGCTCAGTCTCCTTATGATTCCAATGGGATTCAATCTGCTGATCAGATTGTGGTTTCTGAGTTGAAGAATTTGTCAGAGCTGAAGCGGTGTTATCTGAAGAAACAGTTTGATCCTTCCCCTGAAAGGACACTGTGTTTGGCCGAAATTCAGGAGCAGAAGAGTCTTTTGAAAACGTATGAAATCATGAGGAAGAAGTTGGAATGTCAGATGAAACTCAAGGATTCTGAAATCACTTTTCTTAGAGAGAAGTTGGAAGACTGCCATAAGCAGAACAAGTCGCTTGAGAAGAGATTAAATCCAAGTGCGCATTTATCTGTGCTCGACAATCTGCACCTATCGGGCATAAGTCCCAGCCATTTCATCACAGTTCTTCAGCATACGGTTAAATCTATTCGAAGCTTTGTTAGACTGATGATCAATGAGATGGAATCATCAGGCTGGGATATCAATGCAGCTGCTGCAGCTATACAACCAAGTGTAGTCTTTTTGAAAGCCACTCACAGATGCTTGGCCTTTGAGTCGTTTGTTTGCCGAGAAATGTTTGACAGTTTTCACTTCCCAAACTTTTCTCTCCCAAATGAGTCATTGCCAGAGCAAAATCAATGGCAGCGGTTCTTCTTTGAGAGATTCATCAAATTGAAATCCACAAGAGTGAAGGAATATCTTGCCCGGAAGCCAAAGTCAACATTTGGTAAATTCTGCCGTGCCAAGTACCTGAAGCTCGTCCACCCCAAGATGGAATCATCCTTCTTCGGCAACCTCAGCCAGAGAAACATTGTCAACTCTGGAAACTTTCCAGACACCCCCTTCTTCACCTCATTCTCAGAAATGGCGAAGCGGGTTTGGCTCCTGCATTGCCTGGCCTTTTCATTCAACCCTGAGGCCAAAATCTTCCAAGTCAACAAGGGCTGCCCCTTCTctgaagtctacatggaaagcATTATCGATGAACCATCTCCCCCCCCAGGCTGCCCACCGGACACCCACTCACGAGTGGCATTCACTGTAGTTCCAGGATTCAGGATTGGTAAAACTGTTATACAGTGTCAGGTATATCTCTCCCAATGTTAA